Proteins from a genomic interval of Phalacrocorax aristotelis chromosome 3, bGulAri2.1, whole genome shotgun sequence:
- the LOC142055211 gene encoding LOW QUALITY PROTEIN: profilin-3-like (The sequence of the model RefSeq protein was modified relative to this genomic sequence to represent the inferred CDS: substituted 1 base at 1 genomic stop codon), whose protein sequence is MSQQAEDGEAQCWAFLRDSGSLAMMDDYYINSILVDRNTEVVATVGLSDNKCMWEAKPGRLLTAILPQEAALITGQDWXTFLLTRITVTGKKCSVICDNLLVDEDNMMNVRSNGSDSRFICIGKTPNALIFLIGKKGVHGGALNQKVHDMIAGMKV, encoded by the coding sequence ATGTCCCAGCAGGCAGAGGATGGGGAAGCTCAGTGTTGGGCATTTCTGAGAGATTCAGGCAGCCTGGCCATGATGGATGACTACTACATCAACAGcatcctggtggacaggaacACTGAAGTTGTGGCTACCGTGGGCCTCTCTGACAACAAGTGCATGTGGGAGGCCAAGCCAGGAAGACTCCTCACAGCCATCTTGCCTCAAGAAGCAGCCTTGATCACGGGCCAGGACTGGTAAACGTTCCTGCTAACAAGAATCACCGTAACTGGCAAAAAGTGCAGTGTGATTTGTGACAACCTGCTGGTAGATGAAGACAACATGATGAATGTCAGAAGCAACGGCAGTGACAGCAGATTCATCTGTATTGGCAAGACCCCCAATGCCCTGATCTTCCTCATAGGCAAGAAGGGAGTCCATGGAGGAGCCCTCAACCAAAAGGTCCATGATATGATTGCAGGCATGAAAGTGTGA